A window of the Streptomyces finlayi genome harbors these coding sequences:
- a CDS encoding acetyl-CoA carboxylase biotin carboxylase subunit, translating to MFSTVLVANRGEIAVRVIRTLRELGVRSVAVFSDADADARHVREADTAVRIGPAPAAESYLCVERLLDAARRTGAEAVHPGYGFLAENAGFAQACAEAGLVFIGPPASAISLMGDKIRAKETVAAAGVPVVPGSSGSGLTDAQLAASAREIAMPVLLKPSAGGGGKGMRLVRDEALLADEIAAARREARLSFGDDTLLVERWIDRPRHIEIQVLADGHGNVLHLGERECSLQRRHQKIIEEAPSVLLDEATRAAMGEAAVQAARSCGYVGAGTVEFIVPGDDPAAYCFMEMNTRLQVEHPVTELITGLDLVEWQLRIAAGEQLPYKQDDITLNGHAIEARVCAEDPSRGFLPSGGTVLRLSEPQDGGVRTDSGLSEGVPVGSTYDPMLSKVIAYGPDRATALRRLRAALADTVVLGVPTNAGFLRRLLAHPLVTAGELDTGLVEREVAGLIPEGVPEEVYGAAALLRQSSPAASPDTWADPFSAPSGWRLGGTPAPVVRHFRVPGHEPVRTALRPWPTGAELTLGLTGDGGQAEHGRVDTCGPVPPQSAPRAARLVVGSGHRITVEIDGLTHTFDHATSPEGSWLGRDGDTWHVQDHDPVEASLSGAGRAGVDTLAAPMPGTVTVVKVAVGDEVSAGQSLLVVEAMKMEHVISAPHAGTVTELDVTAGATVAMDQVLAVVTPLEES from the coding sequence ACTGTTCTGGTCGCCAACCGTGGCGAGATCGCGGTCCGGGTCATCCGTACCCTGCGCGAGCTCGGTGTGCGGTCGGTCGCCGTCTTCAGCGACGCGGACGCGGACGCCCGGCACGTACGGGAGGCCGATACGGCGGTACGGATCGGGCCCGCGCCCGCCGCCGAGAGCTATCTCTGCGTGGAACGGCTGCTGGACGCCGCCCGGCGCACCGGCGCCGAGGCCGTCCACCCGGGCTACGGGTTCCTCGCCGAGAACGCGGGCTTCGCGCAGGCGTGCGCGGAGGCCGGTCTCGTCTTCATCGGCCCGCCCGCCTCCGCGATCTCCCTCATGGGCGACAAGATCCGGGCCAAGGAGACGGTCGCGGCGGCGGGTGTGCCGGTCGTGCCCGGCTCCTCGGGCAGCGGACTCACCGATGCCCAACTGGCCGCTTCCGCCCGCGAGATCGCCATGCCCGTCCTGCTGAAGCCCTCGGCGGGTGGTGGCGGCAAGGGCATGCGACTGGTGCGCGACGAGGCCCTGCTCGCCGATGAGATCGCGGCGGCAAGGCGCGAGGCCCGCCTCTCCTTCGGCGACGACACCCTCCTGGTGGAGCGGTGGATCGACCGGCCGCGCCACATCGAGATCCAGGTCCTGGCCGACGGCCACGGGAACGTGCTGCATCTCGGTGAGCGCGAGTGCTCCCTCCAGCGCCGCCACCAGAAGATCATCGAGGAGGCCCCGTCGGTCCTGCTCGACGAGGCGACCCGGGCCGCCATGGGTGAGGCCGCCGTGCAGGCGGCCCGCTCCTGCGGCTATGTCGGCGCGGGCACGGTGGAGTTCATCGTGCCGGGCGACGACCCCGCCGCGTACTGCTTCATGGAGATGAACACCCGCCTCCAGGTCGAGCACCCGGTGACGGAGCTGATCACCGGACTGGACCTGGTGGAGTGGCAGCTCCGGATCGCCGCCGGTGAGCAACTCCCGTACAAGCAGGACGACATCACCCTCAACGGCCATGCCATCGAGGCCCGTGTCTGCGCCGAGGACCCGTCCCGCGGCTTCCTGCCGTCCGGCGGTACGGTCCTGCGGCTGAGCGAGCCGCAGGACGGCGGGGTCCGCACGGACTCCGGCCTCAGCGAGGGCGTGCCGGTCGGCAGCACGTACGACCCCATGCTGTCGAAGGTCATCGCGTACGGCCCCGACCGGGCCACGGCCCTGCGCCGGCTGCGCGCGGCCCTGGCCGACACGGTGGTGCTCGGCGTCCCGACCAACGCGGGCTTCCTGCGCCGGCTGCTCGCCCACCCGCTGGTGACCGCGGGCGAGTTGGACACCGGCCTGGTGGAGCGCGAGGTCGCGGGGCTGATCCCGGAGGGCGTACCGGAAGAGGTGTACGGGGCGGCGGCGCTGCTGCGTCAGTCCTCCCCCGCCGCGTCGCCGGACACCTGGGCCGACCCGTTCTCCGCGCCCAGTGGCTGGCGCCTCGGCGGCACCCCGGCTCCGGTCGTGCGGCACTTCCGGGTGCCGGGCCACGAGCCGGTGCGGACCGCTCTGCGCCCGTGGCCGACGGGGGCCGAGCTGACGCTCGGGCTCACCGGGGACGGCGGGCAGGCCGAGCACGGCCGGGTGGACACCTGTGGGCCGGTCCCGCCGCAGTCCGCTCCCCGTGCGGCCCGGCTCGTCGTCGGGTCCGGTCACCGGATCACCGTCGAGATCGACGGACTGACCCACACCTTCGACCACGCCACCTCGCCCGAGGGCAGCTGGCTGGGCCGGGACGGCGACACCTGGCACGTCCAGGACCACGACCCGGTGGAGGCGTCCCTCAGCGGCGCCGGCCGGGCGGGGGTCGACACGCTCGCCGCGCCCATGCCGGGGACCGTCACCGTGGTGAAGGTGGCCGTCGGGGACGAGGTGAGCGCCGGGCAGAGCCTGCTCGTCGTCGAGGCGATGAAGATGGAACACGTCATCTCCGCGCCGCACGCCGGGACCGTGACCGAACTCGATGTCACGGCGGGCGCCACCGTCGCCATGGACCAGGTGCTGGCCGTCGTGACCCCGCTGGAGGAATCATGA
- a CDS encoding acyl-CoA dehydrogenase family protein: MSLDHRLTAEHEELRRTVEAFAHDVVAPKIGDFYERHEFPYEIVREMGRMGLFGLPFPEEYGGMGGDYLALGIALEELARVDSSVAITLEAGVSLGAMPVFRFGTEEQKRQWLPKLCSGEALGAFGLTEPGAGSDAGGTRTTAVLDEATNEWVINGSKCFITNSGTDITELVTVTAVTGRKENGAPRISAIIVPSGTPGFTVAAPYSKVGWNASDTRELSFSDVRVPAANLLGEEGRGYAQFLRILDEGRIAISALATGLAQGCVDESVKYAAQRHAFGRPIGANQAIQFKIADMEMRAHMARIGWRDAASRLLAGEPFKKEAAIAKLYSSTVAVDNAREATQIHGGYGFMNEYPVARMWRDSKILEIGEGTSEVQRMLIARELGLPA; the protein is encoded by the coding sequence ATGTCCCTGGACCACCGGCTGACCGCCGAGCACGAGGAACTGCGCCGTACCGTCGAGGCGTTCGCGCACGACGTGGTCGCGCCGAAGATCGGCGACTTCTACGAGCGCCACGAGTTCCCGTACGAGATCGTGCGGGAGATGGGACGGATGGGCCTGTTCGGTCTGCCGTTCCCGGAGGAGTACGGCGGCATGGGCGGCGACTACCTCGCCCTCGGCATCGCCCTGGAGGAGCTCGCCCGCGTCGACTCGTCCGTGGCGATCACCCTGGAGGCAGGGGTCTCGCTGGGCGCGATGCCGGTGTTCCGCTTCGGCACGGAGGAGCAGAAGCGGCAGTGGCTGCCGAAGCTCTGCTCGGGCGAGGCGCTCGGCGCGTTCGGCCTCACCGAGCCGGGAGCCGGCTCGGACGCGGGCGGCACCCGCACCACGGCCGTCCTCGACGAGGCGACGAACGAGTGGGTCATCAACGGCTCCAAGTGCTTCATCACCAACTCCGGTACGGACATCACGGAGCTCGTCACGGTCACGGCCGTGACGGGCCGCAAGGAGAACGGCGCCCCGCGCATCTCCGCGATCATCGTGCCCTCCGGCACCCCCGGCTTCACGGTCGCCGCCCCGTACTCCAAGGTCGGCTGGAACGCCTCGGACACCCGTGAGCTGTCCTTCAGCGACGTCCGCGTCCCGGCGGCGAACCTGCTGGGCGAGGAGGGCCGCGGCTACGCGCAGTTCCTGCGCATCCTGGACGAGGGCCGTATCGCCATCTCGGCACTGGCGACGGGTCTGGCGCAGGGCTGTGTGGACGAATCGGTGAAGTACGCGGCGCAGCGCCACGCCTTCGGCAGGCCGATCGGTGCCAACCAGGCCATCCAGTTCAAGATCGCGGACATGGAGATGCGGGCGCACATGGCCCGCATCGGCTGGCGCGACGCGGCCTCACGCCTGCTGGCGGGCGAGCCCTTCAAGAAGGAAGCGGCGATCGCGAAGCTGTACTCGTCGACCGTGGCGGTGGACAACGCCCGCGAGGCGACGCAGATCCACGGCGGCTACGGCTTCATGAACGAGTACCCGGTGGCCCGGATGTGGCGCGACTCCAAGATCCTGGAGATCGGCGAGGGCACGAGCGAGGTCCAGCGGATGCTGATCGCCCGCGAACTAGGGCTGCCGGCCTGA
- a CDS encoding hydroxymethylglutaryl-CoA lyase — protein sequence MTEGLPMRVPAEGLPARVRIHEVGARDGLQNEKAVVPTEVKAEFIHRLAVAGLTTIEATSFVHPKWVPQLADAEQLFPMLGDIADDGDVALPVLVPNERGLDRALALGARRIAVFGSATETFAARNLNRTVDESLAMFEPVVARAKAGGAHVRGYLSMCFGDPWEGAVPVAQVVRVAKALMDLGCDELSLGDTIGVATPGHVQALLSALNEEGIATGTIGVHFHDTYGQALSNTLAALQHGVSTVDASAGGLGGCPYARSATGNLATEDLVWMLEGLGIHTGVDLAELTATSVWLAAQLGRPSPSRTVRALSHEEQ from the coding sequence ATGACCGAGGGACTTCCCATGCGGGTCCCCGCCGAGGGCCTGCCCGCCCGGGTCCGTATCCACGAGGTCGGGGCCCGCGACGGACTGCAGAACGAGAAGGCGGTCGTCCCGACCGAGGTGAAGGCGGAGTTCATCCACAGGCTGGCCGTCGCGGGGCTCACCACGATCGAGGCGACGAGCTTCGTCCACCCCAAGTGGGTGCCTCAACTGGCCGACGCGGAGCAGCTGTTCCCGATGCTCGGGGACATCGCGGACGACGGGGACGTGGCGCTGCCCGTCCTCGTGCCCAACGAACGCGGCCTGGACCGGGCGCTCGCGCTCGGCGCACGCCGGATCGCCGTGTTCGGTTCGGCGACCGAGACGTTCGCCGCCCGCAATCTCAACCGGACCGTCGACGAGTCGCTCGCCATGTTCGAGCCGGTCGTGGCCCGTGCCAAGGCCGGCGGGGCGCATGTGCGCGGCTACCTCTCGATGTGCTTCGGCGATCCGTGGGAGGGGGCCGTTCCCGTCGCCCAGGTCGTCCGTGTCGCCAAGGCGCTGATGGACCTCGGCTGCGACGAGCTCTCCCTCGGCGACACGATCGGCGTCGCCACCCCGGGCCATGTCCAGGCCCTGCTCTCCGCGCTGAACGAGGAGGGCATCGCCACGGGCACCATCGGCGTGCACTTCCACGACACGTACGGACAGGCCCTGTCCAACACCCTGGCCGCGCTCCAGCACGGGGTGAGCACCGTGGACGCCTCCGCGGGCGGCCTCGGCGGCTGCCCGTACGCGAGGAGCGCGACCGGAAACCTCGCCACCGAAGACCTCGTGTGGATGCTCGAAGGTCTCGGCATCCACACCGGGGTCGACCTCGCCGAGCTCACCGCCACCAGCGTGTGGCTCGCCGCACAACTGGGCCGACCCAGCCCTTCCCGCACCGTCCGCGCCCTGTCCCACGAGGAGCAGTGA